From the genome of Mucilaginibacter paludis DSM 18603:
AATATCGGTACAAAGCTTAAGCTTATGATTAAGCTAAAAGGGATTGAAAAGTATAAAACAGCAGGTAATTGGGCTGCATTTGCTTACATGACAGATAGTTCATCCGTAAATAACTTCAAACCCTACAGATATGACTTCGACGACTTTATGGGTGATAAAGATTGGACAAAACAGTTCATTACCAAATTAATAAAAACGCACACCGGAAATTGTCACTCGTTACCTTTTCTTTACAAAATCTTATGTGAGCAAATAGGTGCAAAGGCATCTTTGGCGTTAGGACCAAATCATGTTTATATTAAACATATCGATGAAAATGGGCAATGGACTAATTTGGAACTAACGAGTGGTAGTATTACACGTGATCAATGGATTATTAAATCAATGGATATTCCAATTGAGGCAATAAAATCGGGGGCATATATGGCACCGTTATCGGAAAAAGAATGTATAGCATTTACGATGTTTGATTTAGCTGAAACATATAATTTTCAATATGGTACAGACAAATTTGTATTGGATATTGTTAACACCGCTATACGTAATTTTCCAACTTGTATTCCACTGTACTGCCTTAAACTGGATTGTTGCAGGGAGTTAGTCGAAAGTGAGAATAAAAAGCCTTCACCTAACAAAGATTATATTGCTGCCAACGTTGCATCATACAAAGAAACGCAAGCCAAAGTTGATGGATTGGGTTATAAATCTGAAACACCTGAATCCTACAAGGCGTTTCTACAAGGAATGGAGAATGAAAAGAAAAAACGGGGTTTAATTAAAAGTAATTAAATTAAAATGTGGTCATGAAAAAAATTTCACTATTTATAATATTTAATTTTTGTTTTTCATATTGCTTTAGCCAGGATAATCCTTATGCTATTTTCGGATACAAACCAAAAGCAATATTTACCGATTCAAAAGAAGATGTCTATCGGGTTAAAAATACAGATACGAATAGTGAAATAAAATTTCTCGAAATTGATTTTGAAAAACACGAAGTTAAACTTTTGAACGCCAAGGATTCCATATTTCAAAAACGCATTTTAACCGACGATAGACTTTTAAGATTTTTAAGTGTAGACCCCATAACGAAAAAATATCCGGAATTAACTCCCTACCAATTTGCAAGCAATAGCCCTATTTCAGGCATTGACCGTGATGGATTGGAATATTATTATGTTGGTAATGGAACATTAATTGGAAGGGGTCTTGCTAATGACACAAGAGTAATGTTAATCAGTAATAATGTGACCATAGCGCAAGCAAGGAATATGATGACCGCCGCACATAGTGGAAATAATAGTCTCGATCAATTGAATGCCAATAGCAAATATGTAGGTATGAATAATGCTGAACTTAACACAAGGGCGTTTATGAGTACATTAAGGCAGAATGAAAATCATAATGAAGCACCTTTAGCTTATAATTCTTGGAATGGATTTAAAAAGGGGAAGCCTATGGTTTTTACAAATGATTCTTACAACGATGATCCAGAAGCTTATGCTCATCACCCAGGTGCAAATCCCGACAACGGGAAAGTTTCAGCGGCAGGAGCTTATCAAATCATGAAAGCGTCATGGGGTAAAACGAGTAAAAGCTTTTCACCCGAAAACCAAGATAAATGGGTTTTAAATAAAATTTTTAATAAGGAAGAGCGAAATGCAGGCAAGGAAGTTATGTCGGGTGATGTTAGCGCTATGATACTAAAATTAAGAGGTGAATGGCGTTCTTTACCAGGGCCTCAAACGCAGTTCCATTCAAACACGGTTGAAAAGGTTGAGGAACTATTTAAAAAGAATGTTTCAAATGAACTTAATGGCAACAGTATAATTGCTTTACCTGTAGGGACGACATTAAATGGAGTTGTGAAACCATAAAAGATATGAGGTTTATAATATTTATAATTCTACTAATTTGGACAACGGTTGTCAGAGCAGAATCGCATTCTTTCCCAGCTGATACAACTAAAAAGAAGGTCACCCTGTTAGATCCTAAAGATTACGTTCTATATGATACTACAAATGCTAATAAAGTTCGTTTTGATAGTACTCAAATAAAAAGAATAAAATTATCCAAAAATAATTTCAGCGAAGAAGCTTCAATTTATTACAAAGGCTATTGTTTTAAGGTCATCAGTCATTTTATAAAAGATTCAGTAATATCAAGTGAGCCAAATTTATTTAATCCTATATGCGTAAGTCAAAAAGTTATTTTTTATCATAACCAAAAACTTTTGAAAGTATTTGATTATCCAGTAAAAAGCATTGTTCAAAGGGTTTCAAATAATAAAAAAATGAAGATGTTGGAAGATGTTATTAATTATTTAGGAATAATCCAATCAAAGAAAGGTGTGTTTGTGGTTATAAATGGTTATGGTGGCTGCAATTCATGTTCTTATTTTGATGGAATTTATAATACCAACGGCTCCGTTTTAGCTTATGAATACCGCTCCAGCTATAAGATTTTCGGAAAAGTTGGAGATATATTCGGGTTAATAAAAAAGCTTGGCATAAATATCAAAGAGTACAATCAATATTCCTATTCGATGATAAAAATTTACTTATATCCTAACCGATAAATTTAAGCTTTAAAGTAACAGGTGTTTTGTTTGTTTACTAAATATGGAGACTATTTGTACTTTAATCCAATAATGAATGCTAAAACCGAAAAAGGCCGGATTTAATTACCCAGCCTTTCACATATCATTCAATTACTTTATTCCTTTTTTTTGCCAGGCAAACCCACCCTTTGAAGAGTTTGTGTAGCCTCCTCTAATTTTTTGATAAAAAACGGGTCATTGGCGTGACTTTTAACGTTTTCGCTAACGATCCCCGGCCCAAAACCTTTTATAGTTTTTAATTTTTTCTCTACAGTAGGCATACTTACTCCTTTCATATCGTAATATTCAAATATAATTAATTACTTCTGTCTTACCAAAAAAGCTTCGTAATTGATAGTGTTGGGCTTAAACAAATGCCAGTCATTATCTTTTAATCCATACACGTCAAAATCCTTACTAATTTCCTCCCATAAACCAGCTATCCCCATTTGATATAGTCTGGTGCGTGCAGTTGTGCTGCCCTTTGCATAAATATAATGATTGCCATAGTGGTTGCAAAATTCAACGATAGTGTTCGCCACTGTAGCCAAAACTATGTCCCTGTCTTCGTTATTACTAACCACAACATCATCTGTTTCTCCTGAGTGCGGGTCTTGATCGCCAAACCCTAAATTATAAATTGGCGGTTCGGAATTGGGGATTTTTGTAAACATGACAATTTTTTTAATTCGTCCTTTTGGCCCGTCACTATAAAACTCATAGTCTTGGAAGTCATTACTATTGATATATGGATAGCGTTCTAAATTCATGGTATTATCAGGAATAATTAGTTTTCAAAAATAGTAATTTGTAATAGTCGTGTAGCTGATAAACCACTTTGAACGTTTTTTACTTGATTTCAATTTGATTTTTCAGGGTTATCATTTCAGGGCTTACCCTTCATTTTCCTCAAACTGTCTGCCTCCCTTTCTAATTGCTTAATCTTCAATTCCGTTGCCTGAAATTCCAGGTAACGTGCGATGCTGTCCGTCCGGTATTGATTGATAGCGGATATATTCAGGCTATCCAGTTGGCTTTGTAATTTCTGCCTTTTAGTAGGATCTGCAATTAGGTAGTTCCAATACCACGCTGTACGATAGCGACTGTTTTGACTGTTCTTATACCAATTATGGAAGCCGAACCAACTAACAAGGCCAACGATAATAGCCAAAGCAGTTAGGTACATACTGCGTTTAGCCATAATTTTTAAAAAGCCCCTCCCGGCATCTTCCGGCAATACTAAAACTCTGTTCTTGGAAAACAACTCATGTAACACCTGTATAACGGCTGTCCTCGTAGCGGCCATTCCATCACTGGCAATCTTGGAAATTGGTAAAATACTTGGTGCAGGTACCGTTACCTCGATCTTTTGGTATTTTTGTTCAAAGCTGCTGATCAGTTTTTGCGTATGATTATCCTTTTCAGCAATAAGCGCATTCTTTTGATCGATCTGCTGCTGTTGCTCTTTTATAAAGTTTTTGATCTCCTTTAAATCAGTCGCATGCTCGTTCAACACGGATGTTAAGGTGATCTCATCAATTGGGGTTTCTTCATTTGGTTTCATGATGTTATTTTAAAATTTAATAATTCTGTTCATTTTAATCGCATAGTCATCTGCCTATACTTGGCGTATGCTGCCGTGTTTGCTGTATTTCCTTTTCCTGCTGTTGCTGTTTCTTCAATTCCTCCTGCTGTTGCCGTAATACTTGCGCCTGCCTGTTTTGTTCTTGTTGCTGTAAAAGCTGTTCCTGTTTTAGCTTCTTCTCAATATCCATCAGGGCATACCCAACTTGACTGCCTTTGAAGCGTACATGCTGCGCATCGGTAAAAGCGATACCCCGGCCTAACTCCACTTCATAGCCGCGCTGCTCCATATACTTTTTAACCTGCTGCACATCATTACTTTGTTTGATTGCTGTTTGCAGGTGCTTTTTTAAAGCCTCTTTGCGGTTGTCTAAACGCTGGCTTTGTCCAACCCTTTGCTCCGGCTTCAAAAACTTATTCGGACTTAGCACCTGTGCTAATTTGTATTCCAGTTCCATCTTCCGGGCGAACTCGGCCACATGCTTATAGCTGTTGCTGTCACTGGCCGTTTTGCCGTCAAACCCAATGCGGTTGGCGACAATGTGCAAATGTTCATGATCGGTATCTTTGTGCGCTACTACTACATACTGGTGGTCTTTAAAATCAAATTTTTCGGCCAGCTTTTCTATCATCTCGATCTTATCCTGCAAGCCTAACTTCCCGGCATCGCCGTGGGCGAAGCTTAACGAAAAGTGAAACACAGGCTTTGATTGATCAGGGTTTAGCTTGGCTACTTCGATCATTTCCCGCACCAGTTCTAAACGAGTGCCGAAACATTGGTTATAAGCAATCACCTCCACCTGTTTCTTTTCAAGCTCCTGCATTTGCAGCTCTTTGCTTTCCTGCCGCCTGCCCTCAAAGAGATAATGTAGTACGCCTCGGAAACTTTTGCCTATGCCAACTTTCCCGATCATGATACATAGGTATTAATATTTTTCACCAAGCCCCGCAGGCTGCGCACATCCTGGTCGAGCAAAGCTCTTTCCATCGCATTCAGGTCATCGCCCCGGTTCCGTCTCCTTGCAATTTGGTTGAGGTTGGCGGCGATATGATTTAGCATACCGCGCAATTCCAAAACAGGTTTTGGTAGTGTTTTGACCCTAACTTCTATTCGCGTATTCAACCCCAGGTTTCGCAAGAAAACTGACGGGTTCATGCCTACTCGTTTAGCGTTGGCTTCAATGATCTTTTTCTCGATGAGCGTACACATTACGCTCACGCTGCTGCGCCGTTTATGTGGTACGTTCGGGCGGCCGCCCCGGT
Proteins encoded in this window:
- a CDS encoding relaxase/mobilization nuclease domain-containing protein translates to MIGKVGIGKSFRGVLHYLFEGRRQESKELQMQELEKKQVEVIAYNQCFGTRLELVREMIEVAKLNPDQSKPVFHFSLSFAHGDAGKLGLQDKIEMIEKLAEKFDFKDHQYVVVAHKDTDHEHLHIVANRIGFDGKTASDSNSYKHVAEFARKMELEYKLAQVLSPNKFLKPEQRVGQSQRLDNRKEALKKHLQTAIKQSNDVQQVKKYMEQRGYEVELGRGIAFTDAQHVRFKGSQVGYALMDIEKKLKQEQLLQQQEQNRQAQVLRQQQEELKKQQQQEKEIQQTRQHTPSIGR
- a CDS encoding DUF6934 family protein; translation: MNLERYPYINSNDFQDYEFYSDGPKGRIKKIVMFTKIPNSEPPIYNLGFGDQDPHSGETDDVVVSNNEDRDIVLATVANTIVEFCNHYGNHYIYAKGSTTARTRLYQMGIAGLWEEISKDFDVYGLKDNDWHLFKPNTINYEAFLVRQK
- a CDS encoding plasmid mobilization protein; the encoded protein is MESEVKKKISTKDPAPLGRVNRGGRPNVPHKRRSSVSVMCTLIEKKIIEANAKRVGMNPSVFLRNLGLNTRIEVRVKTLPKPVLELRGMLNHIAANLNQIARRRNRGDDLNAMERALLDQDVRSLRGLVKNINTYVS